The sequence GCTGCAAAGCGAACGAAGTGTTGAAGACATCAATCTTGCCGTTGGCGAAGTCGGCCGCATAAAGGAAGTTGCCCGAGCCGTTGTTGGCGTAGGCCAGACCCGTGTAGACATGACCGGGGTGACTGGCCGCGGTGACGGCGGTTACCGAACTGGCGGCCGGCGCGTTCGGGTCCCAGCCCGTGATATTGCCGGTGATCGAGGCGAAGAGGAAATTCGCCCCGCACGGCGCGCTGGCGCAAGGCCCGGGCAAAACGAACTCTGTAGCGACCGGGTTGGCAACTGTCCCCGTCGGCAGGCCACCGGGGATGGTCACGGTCTGCGGACTTGGGTTGAGCGTTACGGGCGCGCCCGAAGGTTGGTCGCCGCGAATGAGTTGCGTCGTACTCGTCCCGTTGTTGGCGACCCAGAAGGGGCTACTCGCAGTCAGCGAAATGCCCCACGGGTTGACGAGCAACGGGTCGAGGACGGGCGCATAGCCAGGCACGTCCGAGACGAGCGTCGTCAGCCGGTAGGCTGAACCAGGAGCGATAACGGGAATATCTGGCTGTTGCGCAGTCACCCGGCGGTTAAGCCGCGAAGAAGACAGCATTAACGTCAATGAGCCGGCCAGTATTAGGCCGATCAGAATGTAGGGACGACGTGCAGCCCGACGAATTTCGCGCATGGACAGTTCCTCCTGAGTAGTTTGGACGTGACGCAGAAAATGGGGGGATTATTTCTGACAGGAGAGAACTCCCGTCGCTAATTTTACTGAACCTCAATAAAGCCGAATGCGCGAAACTTTATGCTCGAACATTCAACCCTGTCAAGTAATTCCGTCAATTTGTTGAACGGCCTTCTCAAACCTCTGATGTCGAACTGAAAACAGAAAAGCCCGCGCAAGTTTTCATCGCGCGAGCTTTAAGTCGAACCGAGAGTCCATTAACGATTAGGGATTGATCTTCACCAGTGGCGGACTATCACCCGGCGTGGGCCGGCTGGTTGCTGCGCCCACTCGTACAACGACGGGAAGATTATCACCGCGATCGACTGTTGACGGCAGCGTGAACGTTACCAGATCAAAGCCGGGCTGGTCCGTTGGTACGTTCGATGTGGCCACAATCGGGGTGGTCCCAATAATCACACTGATAAGGCTGGCCGTGGTGGCGCGCACTCCGGTCAGATGCAACTCAAGTACTGTCGGCACCGGAGACCCGCTGGCGTTTGGCGAAGTGACGTTGAATGGTTCCATCTGGCATCCGGATACCGCCGGATTTGTAACGTTACAAATCACGGCGCGGCCGTTGGGGCCATTCGTAGTTGTTTCAATGTCAGGCTGCGCGGCGACAATCGCAATGTTGCCCCGAATCACAGTGCCATTGTTGTTGATGACGATCGGATAGACGCCGGCGGGAAGACCGCGCGGCACCACAAACGAAATCGCGGACGAACTCACTGAATAAATTCCGGCGGCGGCGCCCCTGATTGAAACCGACACGCCTTTAAGCTCGACCGGCAAGGCCGGCCCGAAACTCGTCACTGATGCGTTTACCGTTGCCCCGGCTGCAGGCGCGAGGCTCGCACTTGAAGTGATCCGGGCCAACTCGCCCGCGGCCAATCCCGGCGCAACCAGTGGTCCGGCCGCCGGACTTCCAGTGGGGCTGGGACTCGGTGAAGGCGAAGGACTACCGCTGGGACTGGCAGTCGGCGATGGAGAAGCGACGGGAGCGAGACTCGCGCCCGTGAGTACTGAAATCGTCGCCGATGAATCCGTGGTCGCAAGCGGCACCAGATTGTAGTAAACCTCAGCCGAGAAATCTCCGTTACCGCCACCCAATTCAGCGCCGCCGTAGGTGAACGCCACGCGCCGTCGTGAATTGCTCGGCAAAGAGTTCAACGGTGCAAGCACGTTAGTTGAGGTGATGTTGGTTAATCGGGTAAACGGACCGGCTGTCTGCGCCGGCAGTGACGTCGCGAATAGCTGCGTCACGCGTCCGGGATTCATTCCCGTGAGGTCCTGATCGCTTGTCGGGAACGTGCCGTCGCTTTTGAAGTTAAGGGCTGAACTGAACACGACTGTTCCCGGACTGGTGCCGGTATAGTCGGTGAATCCCGGGAAGTGGGTGACGGTTATCTCGAGCGCTGACGTAGAGCGTGGTCCCACCTGCGCAAATGTATCGCTCAGGCTGTCATAGACGAAAGCCGCGAAGAAGTCTTTGTTGGTCGCGCTATTCGCCTTGGGATCATCTGCCAGCGACGCGAAGACAATGTATCGCCCATCGCGACTCAAGCGTCTGCCGAGCGTAAACAAAACCGCACTCGTGTTTCTTGTCTTGGTTACCTGGCGCAGACTGCCGGCGACGATCGCTGCGCCGTTATAAGTGGCGAGGTAGATCTCACTGTTACCTTTACCCCCGCCGTCGTCATTGTTCGCTGTCAAGTTGGCGTTCGATGAAAAAGCGAGCGTAAAAGCGCCGCCACTACCCGCAATGTTCGCGTTCCCGTTGCGGATCGGGGACGCATTATCTGTCGTTATCGTGCTCGTGGCTTGCGTGAAAATACCTGTGCCGCGATTGAAGAGAAAGATTTCAGGATTCGGGATTTGGCCCGTATCGACATTACCGGGCGGCACAAGATCGCGAGTCGAAACGAACGCAATCACATCGCCGGCATCGCTGATTGTGGCGTCGAGGTTATCGTCGGCGTAGAAAGGAGCACATACGCCTAGTGGACAATTCGGATTAGCTGAACCCGGCAGCGGCGCGCGACTGGCAGGCGTATTCGTCACTCGAGTAAACGTTCCCGTGCTCAAGTCCTGAAATGCGAGGTCCGCACCTTCAGCCAAATTCACTGCATCAGGAACGGTGAACTGGTAGGTCCAGATCTCGGTATTCATGTCCGTGTTCGTCGGCGCGCCCGGGTCCGTCCCGTCAAACAGAGCAGGCGTCACGGGTGCATTCGAGCTGAACACAATCGTGTACGTTCGGTTACCCGCCGAGAGCACCGGCTCAGCACTGATCATCGGCCGGCGGTTCGTGATTTCGATCTTAATACTGGTGGGGTCGATCGGAGTTGGCGTCGGACTGGCCGTCGGCGACGGGCTGACGGACGGGCTTGGACTCGGACTAGGAGAAGGCGACGGACTGCCCGCGGGATTCAGCACACTTCGCGTGTTCGTCAGTTGAAAAATTCGCCGCTGAGCGTAGTCATACAGGAAAATCTCGCTGTTCCCGTCGGTGTTAGCCGGGCTCTTGGTGGCCCCAGTCTGTCCCGGCTTAAGTGTCGACGCGTCGGCAACAGATTCAAACACGACAAATCGTCCGTTGGCCGAAATGTCTGTCGCGAACGAATTGCCGTTCGCGCTGGTGACCTGCGCGACAAATGCGTCGGGAGTGGTAGCGGTTGTTTGGGCCGAAGAAAGCGCGCCCGCAACCAGCATGCACGCGGCTGCGGCACACAAAATGGCAAATAGAAGTCTCAGCATGAAGATACCAACGAAATAATCAGTTGCTCACCGGGGATTGAGCCAAAATTAGAAACCGCAGTGTACTAACGGTCAGAGTGCGCCATTGTAATGGTTAGGCCGCGTGACAGCAAGCGAGCCTTGATCCAAGTCCTCACGCTTCGGATGCGCGAAAAACCGCCGCGGTTTACCGGATTTACCTGAATCCCTGGCCAATCTGCTCAGTCCCGAAAGTGCCGAGGCCGTTGAGGCGGAAGGCGAAGACCATGCGGTTCTCGCTCCGCAATGCCAGATTGAAGGTGAAGTACTGCATGGTGACGGCGCAGCACTTCCATGTGTAACCGAGCGTCGCGGTCGAGCTGACCAGCGCGCGCTCGCCGGCGAACGGATGCTTCTGAAAATCGAAGAACAGTGAGAGACCGCCGAATAATCCATTTTCACGATCACCAAAAAATACAGACGGGCTCCATTGTGAGCCCCGCAATGTTCCCGGCTCAGCGCCCTGCGGGTTTGCAAACTGCCTGAGCGACGGCACCAGTTCAACCGCACGCGTGTAGTAGAAAGTTGAAAACGCTTCGATGATAGCCGTGCGATTGAAGCCCACCGTAGCCGCCATCGCCCGCAGCCCGCCGCCGCGCGTGTCGATGTCGCTGCGAAAGTCAGCGAACGTGTGCTGTGTCGGCCGATAACGCACGTCGATGTTCAGGGGCGAGAAGCGCCGCGGCACCGCGCCATAGCTAAAAGCCGAGAATGTGTCGATCGGATAGAACTGATTGCGCTGTCCGGGAATTAGCGCGCCGCCAAAGAACCGATCGAAGAAATACTTTCCGCGTAAGGTGATGGTCAACGCTTCGTAGGGCTGGGTCGCCAGCGAGTCTTTCTTCTCGCGCGCGAGTCGCGCTGCGGTCGGCCCGACACTTTCCGTGGAGCGACGCGTGAAGAAACGATTGGTTAAGCCGAACTCAATCTCGTTCGTGTTAGCGATCGCATCGACATAATCGAAACGAATGATCCGGTGAAAATCATCGATGCCTGCAATGCGACGATAAGTGATGTACGGCTCGATCACGTGACGAAAGCGAACTGAGCCGTCGTCGCGGCGGAAGTTGCGGGCGAGCGCCGGCGGCCGCACGTCTAATTCAAATTCGCCGTAACCGCGCACGACGTCGCGAGGCGTCACCAACTGCGTCACCGGGTCGAATGAATTGGAATAATAAGTGCCGCGCACGCCGGCCGTTGCGGTCACGGACCAGCCCGCAAACGTCAATGGCACCGAAACGACGGGATGAAAATCAAAACGCTGCACAATCGACGGAGTGAAGATTGGATCGCGACCCACCTCATCGCGGAAGAGGGCAAGGTCACCCGCGGTTTCTTTGCGGCTGACGCCTTCGACGCCACTCTCCCACGACAGATATACGGGCAGCTCCTTCAGCCAGCGCACAATCGATGGACGGCGATCGAAATTAAGACTGGGCAGTTGACGAAGACGAATCTGGGAATTCTGAAGCGAGGTTGCTTGCGAATTCATCCGAAAGTTCAGGCTGTACGCGTTGTAGTTCTTGTTGATGAAAACCTGCGAACGCTCTTCCGGTGAAATCGCTTTCTGAATCGTGTCCGAAAACCTCTGCCGGAACGCCAGGTTCGAAGTGATATTCACGTCGGCCGCCGCCAGGAAGCCATTGGGAAAGTAGTGCACCGCGTCGACGTAGAAGCTCGAGCCGCCCTCATCCGGATGATCCGCGTCTTCTTTCGGCCCGAGCACGCGATCTTTAACGATGAAAAATCCGAGGTTCATGAACGAGCGCGAGTTGGCTCGCGTCCGCAGGTCGCCACCGATTCCGTAACCGCGCTTCGAATACAAGTCTCCGCGCAGAGTGAAATCAGCCGACCGGCCGAGCGTCAGGTAGTAAGCCTCAGAAATTCGAAAGCCTTTTTCTCCCGACGCGCTGAAGGTCGGGGTTAAGAATCCGGAAGATCGATCGCGATGCTTGATCGAAATCGACACGTAGGGCATGAAGATCACCGGCAGGCGCTTGATGCGAAACGACGCCGACTTAATCCGCACTCGATCGCCCGTCTTGATCGTGGCTCTCTTTGCGCGAAAGCTCCACTTCGGAACTTCTTCGTCGCAGGCGGTGATTTCGCCGTTAATGACGACAATGGTCGTCAGGTTGACCTTCTCGACACGATCGGCCGTGAAGTACATGCGCGTGCCGTCTTGCGTCTGGTTCGTATAGCCGGTCGAGTTGACGAAGAAGCCTGTCTTCGTCCGGTAATTCCATTCCGCGTGACTGCCGGTGATGCGCTGCTGATCGCCCTGATCGAAAACTACGTTGCCTTCCGCGATTACTTTGTTCGTCGCGTCGTAGACAGTTACTTTGTCGGCTTGCAAGCGATACGTGCCGATGCGGGCGTCAACGTTGCCTTCGCAAATCGACACCCGATTTTCTGCCGGCCCGGAAATGCTTTCCCGGTTACAAACGACGCTGAGCGATTCCGTGCTCTGCGCGCCTGGCTGCTGAGCGGTCACCGTCGGCCGGATCGGTTGATCCTGTTGCAAAGGATTTACGTTCGGCGTGTCGGTAATCGGGTTCTCGACTTTGCGATCGACCGGATTGGGTTGTTGCGCTGCAACGCGCGTGACGACAAAAAGCGCCAGCAAGAGGCATGAGAGAATGGTCAGTACGCGCGAGCTTCGCAGCAGCACATCGCCCTCTCCCTGTGGGAGAGGGTCGGGGTGAGGGCTTAGCGCACCGTTCGTCTCTTGGATCTTTATTCTCAACTAACCGAACCACAAACGATGAAAGAAAGTTTCGTTCTTTGTTTACGGCAGCACTAGCTTCGCCCCTCGCCCTACCCTCTCCCAAAGGGAGAGGGAAACACAATTTTTTGAGAGCCTTGCAAATAGTCAATCGCGCCTTCTGCGAAGCGATGAACCCGCAGCCGGCGCGCCGTTTTCACTAAGCAAGTGCGCCGATGCTAACATGCGCGCGCGATGGGGAACAAGCGAGTTGCTGACGAACCGAAAGCGTGATCATTTGACATTTGGCATTTGAGATTTTTCATCTGGTCATTGCAATCTCGATGTTCCTTGCGATGTCGAACGGCAACCTTCTCTAAACGAGAACGCTCGCGACTTAAATGGCCACGTGACAAATGTCAAATGCCAAATCTCAAATTGATCCCACTTCGCTCCGCTTAATGCTCGTCGCCGGTGAAGCTTCCGGCGATGCCCATGGCGCATCATTGGTGCGTGCCCTGCGCGAAGCGTCATCTCAAACGAACTTCGAATTCTTCGGCGCCACAGGCGCACAGATGCGCGCGGCTGGAGTCGAGTCGATTGTTGATACAGACACGCTGTCCATCATGGGCCTTTGGGAGGTCGGCAGTGTGCTGCCAAAATTTCTGCGCGCGTTCGGCGATCTGAAACACGGCGCAATGGAGCGCCGTCCCGACGCGGTAGTTTTGATCGACTGGCCGGAATTCAATCTGCGACTGGCGCGTTGGCTACATCGGCGCGGCTTCCGTGTCATTTATTACGTGAGTCCTCAGGTATGGGCCTGGCGTTCATATCGCGCGCACAGCATCCGGCGCGACGTCGATCTGCTGCTCTCAATTTTGCCGTTCGAAAAAGACTGGTACGCCGCGCGTGGCATGAATCACGTTGAGTACGTCGGGCATCCGTTGGTTGGGACCGTGAGCCCAACCTTCGATCGTGAAGAATTTTGTCGCCGTCATGATCTCGATCCCGCGCAACCGATCATTACCTTCTTGCCCGGCAGCCGCCACAAAGAACTTATGCGCATCCTGCCATCAATGCTTGATGCCGGAGCGCGAATTTCAAAAACTCGACCAGACATTCAGTTCGTTCTCGTGATTGCACCCAATCGCGCCCTGACAGAGGTGCAACAGATCACTTCCCAAAGGCACGCCGGTTCGCTGCCTGGCACGCTGCGGGTTATTCATCACGAAACGCGTGAAGCGCTGGCCGCATCCGATGCGGCGGCGATCGCCAGCGGCACGGCGACGTTAGAGGCGGCGCTGCTCGGCACGCCGATGGTCATCGTTTACAAAGAATCGCCGATCAACTGGCATTTGCTGGGCCGGCTTATTCAGGTGGATAACTACGGATTAGTGAACCTGGTCGCAGGACGTGAAGTGGTGACGGAACTGATGCAGAACGATTTGAACGGCGAGCAGTTGGCGGGTGAACTGCTCGCCTTGCTTGAGCCTGCCCGTAACCAGGGAGTTCGAAATGAACTGCAGGAGGTTTCAGCGAAGCTTGGCGAGCAAGGAGCCTCGCAACGAGCAGCCGCAAGCATTCTGGAGTTCCTGCGCTCGAGAACCTGAGCCGGCGACCTCGATCGTTTCTGAAGTGGACTCATTTCGTTCACAAACCTGTCACATTGGGTCTTGTACGCGCTCAGTCCGGCGGTTAGAATCACATTTGCTCAGCACCTCACGCATCGAGCAAGCAAGGCCCCACAAAGTTGAATAGGAGTCGATTACTTCCCTTTGAATTTTAGAAAACTGTTCCCCTGTCTGCTGACTGCCGCCTGCGCGCTGTCTCTTTCCGTCACCGCTGTCGCCCAGAAAAGGAATCCTGATGATCGCCCGCGCTATGCGCTGGAGATTCATAATCCGCTTCCGGAAGCACCGACAGAAGAGCTCATCGACGACAGATCGCCAGCGCCTGCAAAGAACGCCTCTGCGGAGGTCCGCTTTCAGACGCAATTGTTCGGCGCGATTGAATCTCATTTGGGAGCCCCATATCGCTTTAACACGACCGGGCCGAACACCTTCGACTGTTCCGGTCTGGTGTGGCGCACGTTTAACGAGATCGGCGTGAACTTCACGCGCGGTCCGGCACGCTCATACTGGGCGGTCTTTGAAGCGCCGCCGGCGAACGAGCGGTTCAAAGCCGGCACCCTGGTTTTCTTCAGTGGCCTGACGCACGTGGGCATCGTCGCCGACGAAAAAGGTTTCTATCACGCCTCGCGCCGGAACGGTGTGATCTATTCCCCGTTTAGTGAATATTGGCTTTCGCGAATTGACGGCTTCCGACGCGTGCCTTTGGAAGGGCTGCAGCCAATCGCGATGAAGCGTCAGCCGAAACCGGCAGTCGTTAACCTTAGCGACGAGGGAACGCCGCGCTAGCTCAGAACCACCTGCGGGACCGGGTGGTTTGTCTCACGGAAAGACTTCTATAAATGAGAAAGCCGTCGCGAGAGATCGCGGCGGCTTTTTTGTCTAAAGTGGCACAGACTTCAGTCTGTGATCTTCGTACTCATCAGCACCACTGAAGTCTGTGCCACTTCTCAGTTCTTGAACACGAAACCCGGGTGGCGGCTCCTGTCTTTCTTCTCCCAAACCGCAACTATCTTATCGACGGCGATGTAAAAAACCTCGCCCTCATCATTTTTCAGCTGCAGCACGCTGTTCTCGACGCCCACACATTCGCCGCGCAGGGCTGAGGTGCCCGCGCAAATAACATCGATTTCGCGTCCGATCAGTTTTGCGAGAAGTTGTTCCATTTTCGGAGCGCCCGCATCCTGCGGGCGGTTCGCAGGCATCCTGCCTGCCACTGCGGATTAGTCTTCGTCACGAAATGTAATCTGCACCAACGGCAGAACCGTCCGGTCGTTCTGCTGGCTACGTTCGAAGGTCAGCAGATCATAGTATGCGCAACGTTTGCGCGCGGGAAACTCGCGACAGGTCAGCGGACGCGCGTCGTAAATCGTGCAGCGGCGCGTTTCCAGATTGAGAAACTTACACGCTTCTCCGAGTACTGGATCTGATTTGCGGCGCAGAATGCGCTCGCCTTGCCAGGTGGTCGTGAAGCGCTTTTCGGCGGTCGCGTAGTCGACGGTGAAGTGCCTCGCCAGCCGCTTAATGTCGCGCGGCGTCACTTGCACGCGCTCGTAGATCGCGCAACAGTACGCCGGGCAACTTGAACAATTGTAGTAGGTGCGATTCGGCACCGTTTCTATTTCGTTCGAAAGCTTTAGCCGTCCGTTGTTTCCCATCGTCCTTTTGAGCCTATCGCAGTCGGTCCTGACCTATCGCCTGGTCGATCGTCTGTACTCAGTTAGCAACAACTCCATGAACTCTTCACGCCGGTCGTACAAGCGTCGTGGTGGCCGCGGCTTGTGCTTCGCCAGAGCGTACGCCGTAATAATCGGAAGGGCCACGGTTGAATCAAGGTAACAAACTACTGCATCGGGCAAGCGATCGGGATCCACTTTGCCCCACGAAACGGCTTCGCCCGGCGTCGCACCGGAAAGGCCGCCCGTGTCCGGCCGCGCGTCAGTGACTTGCAGAAAATAATCGTGGCCGCGCTCATCGATGCCTAAAACTTCCTGGATCTGCGGTTCGGTTTGCAGGGCAAAATTCTTTGGCGAGCCTCCGCCGAGAATGAAGATGGCCGACTTGCCTCCGGATTTCTTCTTATTTGAACCCTTGACCCGATCACGAATCAATCCGCGCTTCGCCGCCAGCACAATCGATGCAGTTTCATTCACGTCCAGCGAAGGATCGAAGGCGAGCTTGTTGCCTTGTAGAGCCTTCGCCGCGACGTTCATGCCAATCGATGAATCGCCAGGCGACGACGTGTAGAGCGGTACCGCATGTTCATGCGCCGCCGCCAGCAACGATTTGTTCTTGATTCCCAGCTTTCGTTCGCGCTCCAGCACGTAACGGCCGGCACGATAGTGAAACTCGGCGGTGGACATCGGCTTTTGAAATTCGTCCGCTTCGATCATGCGGCGAAAGAACGCGTCGGTGTCGAGCAGAACTGAGTAATCAAAGAAGATGTCGTAGATCCTGACCACCTCTTCTTCGCGTAGAACGACGTCCGAGGTCTGCGCGCTGCCTTCGTGCATCGAAAGGCCGAGACCAAAGTGCGTGTCGTGATAAAAGTTGGCGCCGGTTGAAATGATCCAGTCGATAAAGCCTGCTTTGATGAGCGGAATGAGGGCCGACATGCCGAGGCCCGCCGGCGTCAACGCGCCGGTCAACGTCACGCCGACGGTGACGTCGGGCTCGAGCATCTTCTCGGCAAACAATCCGCACGCTTCGCGCAGACGCGCCGCGTTGTAAGCGACGAACGCGTTATCGACCAGATCGACCAGCTTCGTCGTGCGCGTGATGGGCTTCGGATCGATCCGTCGCCCGCGCAGAAATTTACTTTGCTTCTTTGCCAACGCTTCTCAGTTGAGGAGTGAATTTAACCGCGAAGAACGATAGTCAACGAGGAGTGAATTGTTGTCAACGTAAAAAACACGTGCCCGCCGGTAAACAATCAACCCGTCGCCGTCCCGACTGGCCGAGACTCAGGAGCTTGCTTCAATCTCAGTCGCCCGATCCGTTTCTCATCAGCGTTGAGCACTTCGACTTCGAGACCGCGAAGCGTCAGTTGTTCACCTACTCGCGGCACGCTTCCCTTCTCGGCCATGACTAAACCGGCAATAGTCGTAAAGTCGTCCGCTTCGATCTCCATGTCGAACAGCCGCTCGATCTTGCCAATCTCTGTGCTGCCCAGGACCTCGTACACCCCGTCGCCCACGGGAACGATCTCCTCCAGCTCCTGCCTGCTGATATCTTCGTCTTCGATCTCGCCCACGATCTCTTCAAGGATGTCTTCGACGGTCACCAGACCCGCCACGCCGCCGTATTCGTCAATCACGATGGACATGTAGGTGCGCGCCTTCTGCATCTCCTGAAGCTGCTTGTCGACCGGCTTGGTCTCAGGGACAAAGAAAACGGGCCGAATAAACGGTGTGATCGGCGAATCCGATTTGCCCAGAGAGAGCAGCGGCAACAAGTCACGGACGTAGACGATGCCTTCGATATTGTCGATCTGATCGCGATAGACCGGCAGGCGCGAGTGACGCGATTCGATAATGATATCGCGCGCCTGGCGCACGGTCGCGTTGTTCGGCAGCGCCACAATTTCTGTGCGCGGCGTCATCACTTCGCCCACGCGCGTGTCGCCGAATTCGATCGCCGATTGAATCAGTTCGCGCTCTTCCTCTTCGATGATGCCTTCCGCTTCGCCGACATCGATTAGGGCTTCGATGTCGTCCCCGTTGTCTTCTTCATCCTCTTCCGAAACGTCCTCTTCCACATCAACCTTGCGCATCCGATCGAACGAGCGGTGCCAGGGTTCAGCCGCGAAACTCAGCACGCGATAAAACGGCGCGACCCACGGCAACAGGCGCAGAAGTTTTGACTCCGGATTACGCAGGGAGATCAGGCGCGGAATAAATTGACGAAAGATTGCGGCGAGGACCAGCGTCACGGCGAGGGATACAATCAGGCCGACGGCCGCGCGTGAAAACCAGCGCAAAGATACGAATGTGACCAGGACCGTGAAGGCGACCAGCAGGATCTGAATCGCGGCTGAAAGAGTAAAACTGAACCGCGAACGATTCTCGAGAATCTCATTGAGCAGCGGAGCGTAGCGCGCTTTCGGCTGTTCCTCGGCTTCGGCCGCGAGCCGACGCAATCCGACGTCGCTCAACTGGCCGAAAGCCATGTCCACCGTAGCGAGAAATGTCAGCGCCAGCAGCAGGAGAAAACTGACGGCTAAAGCAATTTCCATAGAGGCGACTAAATAGTAAATCGTGAATCGTGAATAGACAAAGACTTGGAGTGCGGCGACTTGTCGCCGCTTTCCCAAAGCGCTGACAGGTCAGCCACTCCAAAAATACTCGAGTGGTTCACCTTCTCCGCATGCGGGGAGGGGCATAGGGGTGGGGTCGAGGCCGTGCCAACCTCTCCCCCTAACCCCCTCTCCGCTGCTGAGAGGGGAACCATCTTCCTCGATCAAATTCCCAATTTCTTCCGTAATTTAAGCTCCAGTCGATTCATCTCACCGTCGTCCGTCTCATGATCGTGGCCGCAGAGATGAAGTAAGCCATGCAGGATTAGCTGTTCGACTTCGTTGACCAGAGTCAATCCGTTTTCTTTCGCCTGGACCTGGGCGCGGTCTAGCGAGATCACGATTTCGCCGAGATTCGCTTCGGCTTCCGCCTCAAAAGACTCAGGCTGCGCCGGAAAGGAAAGCACGTCCGTGGCCGAGTCCTTCCCGCGAAACTGACGATTCAGTTTTCGCATCGCTGCGTCGGAAACAAAAACAATCACCGCGTCGCGCTTGCCGGCGCCGATTGCTTTTGAAGCTCCCGTAGCGAATTCGCGCCAACGCTTCGCCTGTACCTTGTGACGCCGCTGGCGATTGATGATTTCGATCACATCTCGATCTTCTTGGTGTGCGTCTCGTACGCTTTGATAATCATTTGCACGAGCTTGTGACGTACGACGTCTTTGTCGCTGAAGTAGATAAACTCGATGCCCGCAATGTTGGCGAGGACACGTTCCGCTTCGACAAGTCCGCTCCGCTTTCCGGTCGGTAGATCGATTTGCGTGACGTCACCGGTGATTACCGCCTTCGAGCCAAAACCGATACGTGTGAGAAACATCTTCATCTGTTCGCTGGTGGTGTTCTGCGCCTCGTCCAGAATCACGAACGCGTCTGACAATGTGCGTCCGCGCATGAATGCCAGCGGCGCAATTTCGATGACGCGCTTTTCCAAAAGTCGCGTCACGCGCTCGTAATCGACCAGATCGAACAGCGCGTCGTACAGCGGTCGCAGATACGGGTCAACTTTCTCCTGTAAATCCCCGGGCAGAAATCCAAGTTTCTCGCCCGCTTCAACCGCCGGTCGCGCGAGGACAATGCGGTTGACTTGCTTCTGCATCAGCGCCTGCACCGCCATCGCGACGCCGAGATAAGTTTTGCCGGTGCCGGCCGGGCCGATCCCAAACACGATGTCATCTTTCTGGATGGCCTCGACGTAGCGGCGTTGCATGGCCGACTTTGGCGCTACCTGCTTCTTGCCCGCCGGGCTGAATCGCGAACGCGTGAAGTAATCGTGCAGGCTGTAAGCGCGATCCTCGGCAATTTGCGCAAACGCTTCGCGCAACTCTTTGTCGTTG is a genomic window of Pyrinomonadaceae bacterium containing:
- a CDS encoding hemolysin family protein codes for the protein MEIALAVSFLLLLALTFLATVDMAFGQLSDVGLRRLAAEAEEQPKARYAPLLNEILENRSRFSFTLSAAIQILLVAFTVLVTFVSLRWFSRAAVGLIVSLAVTLVLAAIFRQFIPRLISLRNPESKLLRLLPWVAPFYRVLSFAAEPWHRSFDRMRKVDVEEDVSEEDEEDNGDDIEALIDVGEAEGIIEEEERELIQSAIEFGDTRVGEVMTPRTEIVALPNNATVRQARDIIIESRHSRLPVYRDQIDNIEGIVYVRDLLPLLSLGKSDSPITPFIRPVFFVPETKPVDKQLQEMQKARTYMSIVIDEYGGVAGLVTVEDILEEIVGEIEDEDISRQELEEIVPVGDGVYEVLGSTEIGKIERLFDMEIEADDFTTIAGLVMAEKGSVPRVGEQLTLRGLEVEVLNADEKRIGRLRLKQAPESRPVGTATG
- the ybeY gene encoding rRNA maturation RNase YbeY, producing MIEIINRQRRHKVQAKRWREFATGASKAIGAGKRDAVIVFVSDAAMRKLNRQFRGKDSATDVLSFPAQPESFEAEAEANLGEIVISLDRAQVQAKENGLTLVNEVEQLILHGLLHLCGHDHETDDGEMNRLELKLRKKLGI
- a CDS encoding PhoH family protein, which translates into the protein MKQIELPPRGLETLFGVHDQNIKYLESLLDVQINGRGHNVTVDGNPKDVETVEQILQDFAALFAEGRQFNDKELREAFAQIAEDRAYSLHDYFTRSRFSPAGKKQVAPKSAMQRRYVEAIQKDDIVFGIGPAGTGKTYLGVAMAVQALMQKQVNRIVLARPAVEAGEKLGFLPGDLQEKVDPYLRPLYDALFDLVDYERVTRLLEKRVIEIAPLAFMRGRTLSDAFVILDEAQNTTSEQMKMFLTRIGFGSKAVITGDVTQIDLPTGKRSGLVEAERVLANIAGIEFIYFSDKDVVRHKLVQMIIKAYETHTKKIEM